In one Achromobacter spanius genomic region, the following are encoded:
- a CDS encoding DNA-3-methyladenine glycosylase I, producing the protein MMPLEGKLQAAGLILDAQGEPRCFWQPSMPDYHDHEWGQPVGSDRRLYEKICLEGFQAGMAWITILRKREAFREAFDDFDFERVARYTERDVERLMGNAGIVRNRAKIVSTINNARCAVALADETGSLASWLWRHEPTAAERPATVDLAYWNGNPASAASTHLSRALKARGWTFVGPTTMYAFMQAVGMVNDHMSACVCHARINAARAAFPRP; encoded by the coding sequence ATGATGCCGCTTGAAGGCAAGTTGCAAGCGGCGGGCCTGATCCTGGACGCCCAAGGCGAGCCGCGCTGCTTCTGGCAGCCGTCCATGCCGGACTATCACGACCACGAGTGGGGCCAGCCCGTGGGCAGTGACCGCCGCCTGTACGAAAAGATCTGCCTGGAAGGTTTTCAGGCGGGCATGGCGTGGATCACCATCCTGCGCAAGCGCGAGGCGTTTCGCGAGGCCTTCGATGATTTCGATTTTGAGCGCGTGGCGCGCTACACGGAACGCGATGTGGAGCGCCTGATGGGTAATGCGGGCATTGTGCGCAACCGCGCCAAGATCGTCTCCACCATCAATAATGCGCGGTGTGCCGTGGCGTTGGCGGACGAGACGGGGTCCTTGGCGTCCTGGCTGTGGCGGCACGAGCCCACGGCGGCCGAGCGGCCCGCAACGGTGGACCTGGCGTACTGGAACGGCAACCCGGCATCGGCGGCCTCCACCCACCTGTCGCGCGCTTTGAAGGCGCGCGGCTGGACCTTCGTGGGGCCGACGACGATGTACGCCTTCATGCAGGCGGTGGGCATGGTCAACGACCACATGAGCGCGTGCGTCTGCCATGCCAGGATCAACGCCGCGCGCGCGGCCTTCCCGCGGCCGTGA
- a CDS encoding lysozyme inhibitor LprI family protein, translating into MRIAIATTITAAAAAVLLAASVQAQPQPKPSLYPIKCDNAITQTDMTLCANQDYKKSDADLNDAYRTLIKRFKGDSTKTTQLQSAQKAWLFFRDAECAFSASGASGGSIYPMVLSQCLDTLTQARTKDLRGYLTCKEGDTGCPVPREE; encoded by the coding sequence ATGCGTATCGCGATCGCCACGACCATCACCGCCGCCGCCGCCGCGGTGCTGCTCGCGGCCAGTGTGCAGGCGCAGCCGCAGCCGAAGCCGAGTTTGTATCCGATCAAGTGCGACAACGCCATTACGCAAACCGACATGACCCTGTGCGCCAACCAGGACTACAAAAAATCGGACGCGGACCTGAACGACGCCTACCGGACGCTCATCAAGCGGTTCAAGGGCGACAGCACCAAGACCACGCAATTGCAAAGCGCGCAAAAAGCCTGGTTGTTTTTCCGCGATGCGGAATGTGCGTTTTCGGCCAGCGGGGCCTCGGGCGGCAGCATCTATCCCATGGTGCTGAGCCAATGCCTGGATACGCTGACGCAGGCGCGTACCAAAGACCTGCGCGGCTACCTGACGTGCAAGGAAGGCGACACGGGCTGCCCGGTTCCCCGCGAAGAATGA
- a CDS encoding metallophosphoesterase, whose translation MKIQLLSDLHLETDPTFLARPLPGADLLVLAGDIGSYRQGSRLTSADFGLGSYAPRNGWPTPVVFVPGNHEYDNLDFDEAHDRLREVCHALGIQWLERDTCVIDGVRLVGTTLWTDFDALAADSDPIGVALAKRAKAFRAADFYLEKAQMRRHGAPFMAEQMREQGLACQQWLRDALRVPFDGPTLAITHFAPTLASADPRYGVTPGTAGFCNALDDLLPLADCWMHGHLHCAHDYVKDGCRVVANPLGYAKKGEQADYAPDRLWEVTVRT comes from the coding sequence ATGAAGATTCAATTGCTCTCTGACCTGCACCTGGAAACCGACCCGACTTTTCTGGCGCGGCCCCTCCCCGGCGCCGACCTGCTGGTGCTGGCCGGCGACATCGGGTCGTACCGCCAGGGTTCCCGGTTGACCAGCGCCGACTTCGGCCTGGGCAGCTACGCACCGCGCAACGGCTGGCCCACGCCCGTGGTCTTCGTGCCGGGCAACCACGAATACGACAACCTGGATTTCGACGAGGCCCACGACCGCCTGCGCGAGGTCTGTCACGCGTTGGGCATCCAATGGCTGGAACGCGACACCTGTGTGATAGACGGCGTGCGCCTGGTCGGCACCACGCTGTGGACGGATTTCGACGCGCTGGCCGCCGACAGCGACCCCATCGGCGTGGCGCTGGCCAAGCGCGCCAAGGCCTTTCGCGCGGCCGACTTCTATCTGGAAAAAGCGCAGATGCGCCGCCACGGCGCGCCCTTCATGGCCGAACAAATGCGCGAACAGGGCCTGGCCTGCCAGCAATGGCTGCGCGACGCCCTGCGCGTGCCGTTCGACGGCCCGACACTTGCCATCACCCACTTCGCGCCCACGCTGGCCAGCGCCGACCCGCGCTACGGCGTCACCCCCGGCACCGCGGGGTTCTGCAATGCGCTGGACGACTTGCTGCCGCTGGCCGACTGCTGGATGCACGGCCACCTGCATTGCGCGCATGACTACGTCAAGGACGGCTGCCGCGTCGTCGCCAATCCGCTGGGTTATGCCAAGAAAGGCGAACAGGCCGACTACGCGCCTGATCGCCTGTGGGAAGTAACCGTCAGAACTTGA
- a CDS encoding NADP(H)-dependent aldo-keto reductase, producing the protein MKTRKLGRTDLDVSLIGLGTMTWGEQNSEAEAHQQLDYALSRGVNLVDVAEMYPVPPKPETQGLTETYIGTWLARSKRRQDIVLASKVAGPVRDPKRPGHIRDGKTFLDRKNLTEALDASLKRLQTDYLDLYQLHWPDRTTATFGQLNYPWVEDEHTVPIEETLSVLQDFVRAGKVRHVGVSNETPWGLSQFLRHADTQDLPRVVSIQNAYSLLNRVFEIGLSEFTHHENVGLLAYSPLAMGMLCGKYLNGARPEGARLTRYTRFTRYSNPQAEAATAEYVALAREHGVSPTHLALAWVNQRPFVTSNLIGATTLEQLKENIDSVDVTLSPDVLKAIDAIHTRYPNPAP; encoded by the coding sequence TTGAAAACCCGCAAACTCGGCCGTACCGACCTGGATGTCAGCCTGATTGGATTGGGCACCATGACCTGGGGTGAACAGAATTCCGAGGCCGAAGCCCATCAGCAACTGGACTACGCGCTGTCGCGCGGCGTCAACCTGGTCGATGTGGCCGAGATGTACCCCGTGCCGCCCAAGCCCGAAACGCAAGGGCTGACCGAAACCTATATCGGCACCTGGCTGGCGCGCAGCAAGCGCCGCCAGGACATCGTGCTGGCCAGCAAGGTGGCCGGCCCGGTGCGCGACCCCAAGCGGCCCGGCCACATCCGCGACGGCAAGACCTTCCTGGACCGCAAGAACCTGACCGAAGCGCTGGACGCCAGCCTGAAGCGTTTGCAGACGGACTATCTGGACCTGTACCAACTGCACTGGCCTGACCGCACCACCGCCACCTTTGGCCAACTGAACTACCCGTGGGTGGAAGACGAGCACACCGTGCCGATCGAAGAAACCCTGTCGGTGTTGCAGGATTTCGTGCGCGCGGGCAAGGTCCGCCACGTGGGCGTGTCCAACGAAACGCCGTGGGGCCTGTCGCAGTTCCTGCGTCATGCGGATACCCAGGACCTGCCGCGCGTCGTGTCGATCCAGAACGCCTACAGCCTGTTGAACCGCGTGTTTGAAATCGGGCTGTCTGAATTCACCCACCACGAAAACGTGGGCTTGCTGGCGTATTCGCCGCTGGCGATGGGCATGCTTTGCGGCAAGTACCTGAACGGCGCACGCCCCGAAGGCGCCCGCCTGACGCGCTACACGCGGTTTACGCGCTATAGCAATCCGCAGGCCGAAGCCGCCACCGCCGAGTACGTGGCGCTGGCGCGCGAGCACGGCGTGTCGCCCACGCACCTGGCGCTGGCCTGGGTGAACCAGCGCCCCTTCGTCACCAGCAATTTGATCGGTGCGACGACGCTGGAACAGTTGAAGGAAAACATCGACAGCGTGGACGTGACGTTGTCGCCGGACGTGTTGAAGGCCATCGACGCGATCCACACGCGCTACCCGAATCCGGCGCCCTGA